One Verrucomicrobiales bacterium genomic window carries:
- a CDS encoding transposase — protein NASWHKSSRINWHHFEPKYLPSYSPDFNPIERLWLRLKADWFWDFIAKTPQELSDRLCKALKSFIDDPTKTASNCSIRK, from the coding sequence CAACGCCTCGTGGCACAAGTCCTCCAGAATCAACTGGCACCACTTTGAACCCAAATATCTACCCAGCTACTCCCCGGACTTCAATCCGATCGAGCGACTGTGGCTAAGGCTTAAAGCTGACTGGTTCTGGGACTTCATTGCCAAAACTCCGCAAGAACTCTCCGATCGGCTTTGCAAAGCCCTCAAGAGCTTCATCGATGATCCGACCAAAACCGCGTCCAATTGCTCGATTCGGAAATGA